The following are encoded together in the Juglans microcarpa x Juglans regia isolate MS1-56 chromosome 2D, Jm3101_v1.0, whole genome shotgun sequence genome:
- the LOC121248643 gene encoding dirigent protein 22-like, whose product MAQSFVPKQISTSFLLVLAATIYLAKANDHQLTETKLSLYAQDFSAFGSPNATVIPVAGIAGKAWTFTQFGTLYVSDDTLTETADPKSLKVGQLQGMYITSGLDGLNSHISVSVVFTSKAYNGSTLQLQGISKQFEAVREVSVVGGTGKFRLARGYATFETYFLDIPTQYSVVRCNVTVLHN is encoded by the coding sequence ATGGCTCAAAGCTTTGTACCCAAACAAATTTCCACTTCATTCTTATTGGTTCTAGCCGCGACCATATATTTAGCCAAAGCCAACGACCACCAGCTTACAGAAACCAAGCTATCCTTGTATGCACAAGACTTCTCAGCCTTCGGCTCTCCCAACGCGACGGTCATCCCGGTGGCAGGGATCGCCGGCAAGGCATGGACATTCACCCAATTCGGGACCCTCTATGTTTCCGACGACACCCTCACCGAAACCGCAGATCCAAAGTCACTCAAAGTTGGGCAACTCCAAGGCATGTACATCACATCGGGTTTGGACGGTTTGAATTCACATATTTCGGTGTCAGTAGTGTTCACAAGTAAGGCGTACAATGGAAGCACCTTGCAATTACAAGGCATTAGCAAGCAGTTTGAGGCTGTTAGAGAGGTGTCGGTGGTGGGTGGAACTGGGAAATTCCGGCTAGCTAGAGGCTATGCTACCTTTGAGACCTACTTCTTGGACATTCCTACCCAATACTCCGTTGTCCGCTGCAATGTTACAGTGCTACATAACTAG